The Acidimicrobiales bacterium genome contains the following window.
GCGCACCTGGCCGTCGCCCATCACCACGTACTTGGTGGTGGTGAGCTCGCGAAGTCCCATGGGACCCCGGGCGTGCAGCTTCTGGGTGGAGATGCCGATCTCGGCACCGAAGCCGAACTCCTCACCGTCGACGAAGCGGGTGGAGGCGTTGACGAGCACGGCGGCGGCGTCGACCTCGCGGGTGAAGCGGGTGGCGGCGACGAGGTCGGCGGTGACGATGGCCTCGCTGTGGCCGGAGCTGTGACGGTTGACGTGGGCGATTGCGTCGTCGAGCGAGTCGACCACCGCGACGCTCAGCTTGAGGTCGAGGAACTCCCGGCCGAAGTCGCCTTCCTCGGCGGCAGCGATGGATCCCTCGATTGCCCGGGCTGCCTCGTCGCCCACCAGCACCACCCCGTCGAGGGCGCGAGCGAGGCCGGGGAGGAGAGCCTGGGCCACATCACGGTGGACGACCAGGGACTCCATGGCGTTGCACACCGACGGGCGCTGGGTCTTGGCGTTGACGATGATCGAGGTGGCCATGTCGAGGTCGGCGGCGGCGTCGACGTAGACGTGGCAGTTGCCGTCGCCGTCGATCACGTAGGGCACGGTCGCGTTCTCGAGGATGGCGGTGATGAGCGAGTGCCCGCCCCTCGGGATGAGCACGTCGATGAGTCCGCGCAGCCGCATGAACTCGACGGCCGAAGCCCGACTCGTGTCCTCGACGAGGACGAGGGAGTCCTCGGGCAGCCCGGCCTTGGCCACCGCCTCGCGGAGCACCCCCGCGATGGCCTGGTTGGAGCTGATGGCGGCCGACGACCCGCGGAGGAAGGCGGCGTTGCCCGACTTGAGGCACAGGCCGAAAGCGTCGCTGGTCACGTTGGGGCGGTTCTCGTAGATGATCGCCACCACGCCGAGGGGCACCCGCACCTGGCTGATGCGCAACCCGTTGGGACGCACCCAGCCCTCGACCACCTGGCCGACGGGGTCGGGCAGCGAGGCAACCTGCCGGAGACCGGCCGCCATGCCCGCCACCCGGACGTCGTCGAGGCGGAGCCGGTCGACGACGGTGGCCGGCGTGCCCGCGCCCACGGCTCGCTCCACGTCGACGGCGTTGGCGGTGAGCACGTCGTCGCAGCGCTGCTCGAGGAGGTCGGCGGCGGCCAGCAGGGCGGCGTCCTTGGCCTCGGCCGACGCCATGGCCAGGGTGCGCGACGCCGCCTGGGCCCGTCGCCCGAGGGCCTCCATCGGGGTCGGGGGCTGATCGTCCACGCCGACGATCGTACCGTCGCCTCCCGGGGTGCTCCCAGGCCGGTGGTCCATCGCGACGACCTCACCACCTTGGCGGCCGACGTCGAGAGGGCGCCGCCCTCGTCGGGGATCGGTGCGCCGCCGGTCGGCCCATAGGCTTGCCGCCTTGCCCGACCGACGTCCCGTCCGCGCCACCGCCCGACCCGTACCGGCACGCATGGCCGATGCCGCGGTGTCGCCCGGTGCCGCGCTGGCGACGGTCGCTGGGGCAGCCGTCGGCCTCCTCGCCATGGCCGGACCACACGTCGCGGTGGTGGCCTTCGCCGTCGCCGGCTGGGCCGTCCGCGTGGGCGCTGCCGCCGTCACCGGCCGCCCCCACCGGGAGCGCATCGACCCGTTCACCCTGCGGGAGCCGTGGCGACGGTTCGTGAGCGCCGCGCTCCAGGCCCAGGCCCGCTACGACCAGACCGTCGCCCAGGCTCGGCCCGGACCGCTCCGCGACCGCCTCGAGGAGATCGGCAGGCGCATCCAGCGCGGCGTCGAGGAGTGCTGGCGGGTCGCCCAGCGCGGCCATGCGCTCGACGACGCCGTCAGCGCCCTCGACGCCCCCGGCGCCGAGCGCCGGCTGGCGGCGCTCGACGACGACCCCACCACCGCCGACGAGGTGGCTGGTGCCGTCCAGGCCCGGCTCGAGACCGCCCGGCGACTCCAGGCGGTGGCGGCGGAGGCCCGTGACCACCTCCGCGTGATCGACGCCCGCCTCGGCGAGGCCGTGGCGCGGGGCATCGAGCTGTCGGTGCGCTCGGGCGAAGGCGTCGACGTGGGCGGCTTCGGCGACGAAGTCGAGGAGCTCGTGCTCGAGCTCGAGGCGCTGCGGTCGGCGCTGGAGGAGACCGACGGCACCACGGGTCAGGTCTGAGGCTTGGACGAGCAGGAGCACGCCGACGATCCCCTCGGTGCCGCCCCCGCCGCCGCCACCTCGGCGGCCGCGGCCGTCGCCGAGGCGCCACCTGGCGATCTCAACCTCTTCCGCTCGTCGGCGGTCGTGGCACTGGGCACTGCCCTGTCCCGCTTCACCGGGTTCGGCCGCCTCGCAGCCACCGCCTACGCCATCGGCTTCACCCGGCTGACCGACACCTACACCCTCGCCAACACGACACCGAACATCGTCTACGAGCTGCTGCTCGGCGGCGTCCTATCGGCGACGCTGGTGCCGATCTTCGTCCAGCAGCGCGACGAGGGCGACGACAACGGGACCAACGCCATCGTCACCGTCGCGTCGGTCGGGCTCATCGGCGTCACCGTGGTGGGCCTCATCACCGCCCCCTGGATCGTGCAGGTCTACACCCTCGGCGTCTCGGGCTCGGTGGCCGCCGACCAGCAGCAGGTCGCCACCTCGATGCTCCGGCTGTTCATGCCGCAGATGCTGTTCTACGGACTGACGGCGATGGCCACCGCCGTGCTCAACGCCCGTCGCAGCTTCGCGGCACCCGCCTTCGCGCCGGCCCTGAACAACATCGTCGTCTCCGCCGTCCTCATCTCCCTCCCCGTGCTCGCCGGGGGCACGCCGACGCTCGAGGACGTGCGGGACGACCCCCTCCTGCTCTGGACGCTCGGCCTCGGTACCACTGCGGGCATCGTCGTCATGACGCTGGCCCTCTGGCCGGCGCTGCGGCGGGCCGGGGTGCACTTCCGCTGGCGGCTCGACTGGCGGCACCCCTCGGTCCGCCAGGTCGGCCGGCTCTCGAGCTGGACGTTCGGCTACGTGGTCTGCAACCAGGTGGCGCTGCTGGTGGTGCTCATCCTCGCCAACCGCACCGAGGGCGGCGTCTCCTCCTACACCGGGGCGTTCGTGTTCTTCCTGCTCCCCCACGCGCTCTTCGCCGTCTCGCTCATGACCACGCTGGTGCCCGAGCTGTCGTCGGCAGCCGGCCGCGGGGACCTGGTGGCGTTCCGCTCCCGCTTCTCCGACGGCGTGCGGCTCATGGCCATCGTCGTCCTCCCCGCCGCCACCGGGTACATCGTCCTCGCCCACCCGATCGTCACCGCCCTCCTCGAGCGGGGGGCGTTCACGGGCGCCTCCGCCGACCTCACCGCGACCACGCTGGCGGCATTTGGTGCCGGGCTGTTCGGCTTCTCCGTGTACCTCTTCGCGCTGCGCGGGTTCTACGCCCTGCGCGACACCCGCACCCCGTTCCTGATCAACGTCGGCCAGAACGTGGCGCAGATCGCCCTTGCCCTCGCGCTGGCGCCGGTGTTCGGCGTGCCCGGCCTGGCGGCCGCCTACGGGAGCGCCTACACGGCGGCGGCGGTGGTCGCCCTCGTTGTCCTGCACCGCCGGGTGGGCTCCTTGGAGGTGCGACGGGTCACCGCGACCGTGGCCCGCGTGCTCGTCGCGTGCGCCGTCATGGCGGCCGCGGTGACGGTCGTGTCGGGCGCGGTCGGCGGCGACGGCACCGGCATGGAGGCCGTGGTGCGGACCGCCGCCGGGGTGGGGGTGGGAGGCGTGGTCTATGTCACGGCGGTCTTCGCCCTTCGGGTGGAGGACGTCACCGCCCTGCTCGCCCGCCTTCGTCGGTGAGGAGGCGGGACACCCGCCTAGGCTGGCGCCATGTTCAAACTGCTCAAGCGGTCCTGGAAGTACCTGACGGCCTCGCTCACGGGGAAGTTCAACGCCGCTGCCGACCCCAAGGTCCAGCTGGAGCAGGCGATCGCCGAGGGCCAGGACGCCCACCGCCGGCTCAAGGAGCAGGCGGCCAACGTCATCGCCAACCAGAAGCAGACCGAGATGCGCCTCAACCGGGCCATGACCGAGCTCGAGAAGGCGCACGGCTCGGCCCAGCAGGCCGTGTTGATGGCCGAGGACGCGGCGACGTCGGGCAACGACAAGAAGGTCGAGGAATACACCTCGGCCGCCGAGTCCTTCGCCAACCGGCTCATCGCGCTGGAGCAGGAGGTCGAGGACCTCAAGTCGCTCCACCTCCAGTCCGCCCAGGCGGCCGACCAGGCCAAGACGGCGGTTGCCCAGAACGCCTCCGCCCTCCAGAAGCGCCTCTCGGAGCGTCAGCAGCTCCTCTCGCAGCTCGACCAGGCGGCCATGCAGGAGCAGGTCAACACGGCCATGGCCTCGCTGAGCGAGACCGTGGGCCAGGACGTTCCCACCTTCGACGAGGTGCGCGACAAGATCGAGGCGCGCTACGCCCGGGCCAAGGGCATGTCCGAGCTGCAGTCCGAGTCGGTCGAGACGCGCATGCTCGAGGTCGAGCAAGCCGCCCGCAACACCGAGGCCAAGGCCCGCCTCTCGCAGATCCGCTCACAGCTCGGGATCGGCGCCGCCAAGGCATCCAGCGACGCGCCCGAGGATGCACCGGCCGAGGCCGAGCCCGGGTCGGGCACCTGACCGATCAGCTCAGCGGGGTGCGGGCTCCTTGGTGACCGACTGGTAGGAGCGGCCGGCGTGGGCCTCGGTGTCGAGCTCCTCGAGCTCGATGTCGCCGGCGAGGACGGCCCGCTTCCATGCCTGGTGCTCGTCCTCCCGGCCGTGGAACTCGCCCATCACCTCGGTGGCGAAGAGCTCGAGGCTCGAGCAGATGTCCTCGTGGCGGTTCTTCCCGGCCTGGTTGAGCAGGATCACCTGGTCGACGTGGCTCTCCTCGAACTTGCGGAGGTGGCGGC
Protein-coding sequences here:
- the murJ gene encoding murein biosynthesis integral membrane protein MurJ, with the translated sequence MDEQEHADDPLGAAPAAATSAAAAVAEAPPGDLNLFRSSAVVALGTALSRFTGFGRLAATAYAIGFTRLTDTYTLANTTPNIVYELLLGGVLSATLVPIFVQQRDEGDDNGTNAIVTVASVGLIGVTVVGLITAPWIVQVYTLGVSGSVAADQQQVATSMLRLFMPQMLFYGLTAMATAVLNARRSFAAPAFAPALNNIVVSAVLISLPVLAGGTPTLEDVRDDPLLLWTLGLGTTAGIVVMTLALWPALRRAGVHFRWRLDWRHPSVRQVGRLSSWTFGYVVCNQVALLVVLILANRTEGGVSSYTGAFVFFLLPHALFAVSLMTTLVPELSSAAGRGDLVAFRSRFSDGVRLMAIVVLPAATGYIVLAHPIVTALLERGAFTGASADLTATTLAAFGAGLFGFSVYLFALRGFYALRDTRTPFLINVGQNVAQIALALALAPVFGVPGLAAAYGSAYTAAAVVALVVLHRRVGSLEVRRVTATVARVLVACAVMAAAVTVVSGAVGGDGTGMEAVVRTAAGVGVGGVVYVTAVFALRVEDVTALLARLRR
- a CDS encoding PspA/IM30 family protein → MFKLLKRSWKYLTASLTGKFNAAADPKVQLEQAIAEGQDAHRRLKEQAANVIANQKQTEMRLNRAMTELEKAHGSAQQAVLMAEDAATSGNDKKVEEYTSAAESFANRLIALEQEVEDLKSLHLQSAQAADQAKTAVAQNASALQKRLSERQQLLSQLDQAAMQEQVNTAMASLSETVGQDVPTFDEVRDKIEARYARAKGMSELQSESVETRMLEVEQAARNTEAKARLSQIRSQLGIGAAKASSDAPEDAPAEAEPGSGT
- a CDS encoding glutamate-5-semialdehyde dehydrogenase, with protein sequence MDDQPPTPMEALGRRAQAASRTLAMASAEAKDAALLAAADLLEQRCDDVLTANAVDVERAVGAGTPATVVDRLRLDDVRVAGMAAGLRQVASLPDPVGQVVEGWVRPNGLRISQVRVPLGVVAIIYENRPNVTSDAFGLCLKSGNAAFLRGSSAAISSNQAIAGVLREAVAKAGLPEDSLVLVEDTSRASAVEFMRLRGLIDVLIPRGGHSLITAILENATVPYVIDGDGNCHVYVDAAADLDMATSIIVNAKTQRPSVCNAMESLVVHRDVAQALLPGLARALDGVVLVGDEAARAIEGSIAAAEEGDFGREFLDLKLSVAVVDSLDDAIAHVNRHSSGHSEAIVTADLVAATRFTREVDAAAVLVNASTRFVDGEEFGFGAEIGISTQKLHARGPMGLRELTTTKYVVMGDGQVRG